GGACGCATACAGGAAGAACAGGTGGTAGCTCTCACCGTCGTCGGCAAGCCAGAAGTCCCACACCCAGGCTTCGGGAAGTCGAAACATCGTGATGTCAGCCTTTCACGCCGGAGGAGGCGATAGAGTTGATGAACGATCGCTGAAACGCGACGAAGAGCGCCAGCACCGGAACGGTGATCATGGTCGCGTAAGCCATCAACTGGCCCCACGACACGTTGAGCTGCTTGAAGTAGTCGATACCCACCATCGCTGGCCGGAGGTTCTCCGACTGGACGACCATCAACGGCCATAGATAAGAATTCCACGCGGGCAGGAACGTCAAGATCGCTACCGTGGCGATCGCCGGGCCGGACAAAGGCATCACAATCTTTCGGTAGATGTGAAACCAACCTGCCCCGTCCACGACCGCTGCCTCGTCAAGTTCCTTGGGTATGGAGTCAAAGAACTGGTAGAACAGAAAAATGGAGAACGCGTTGGCCACGAATGGGAGTATCTGCACCCGGTAGGTATCCAGCCAGCCCAAAGAGAAACCGTTCACGTCCAGCCAGGGGAGCTTGTTCACCCACCACAACAGCGGCAGCGCCAGGGTCTCGAAAGGCACGATCAAGGTAGCGATGATCACCGTCAGGATCACCATCTTTCCCCGGAATTTGAGCCTGGCCAGGGCGAAGGCGGCCATCGAATTCACGATCAGGCCGAGCACGACGGTACAGACCGAAATCAGGATCGAGTTGAACAGGAACTGGCCGAACGGAACGGTGCCGAAGACGCCGGTGTAGTTGTCCAGGCTCAGTCGACCGACCGGTAGGAACGCCTTGGCTGAAGTGAGGTCGGCGAAGATCTGGTTGTCCGGCTTGAAACTGGAGATGATCATGAAAAGCAGAGGCAACCCGAACACCAGGCACAGAAGGATCCGGCCTACGAGTCCGACGACAGACCAGGTCCGCTTCTTTCTCTCACCCGCCAGGTGCGGGTGAAGCTCATGCACGGATGACTCGGCGACATGGGAGAGGCTGCTCATCGGGCGTCCTTGTCTCGGGTGAGGAAGCGCTGCACCATCGCGACGGCCAGCACCAGGATGAAGAACACCAGAGAGATCGCTGAGGCATACCCCGTCTGCTGCTGTTGGAACCCGGTGCGCACTGCCTGGTAGACAACGGTGCTGGTCGAGTCAAGGGGGCCACCCTGCGTCATGATGTTGACCTGGGTGAACAGGGACAGGGCGGAGATCGTGATGGTGATCAGGATGAAGGTGCGGGTCTGCCGTAGCCCCGGCCAGGTCACGAACCGGAAATTCTG
This window of the Nakamurella panacisegetis genome carries:
- a CDS encoding carbohydrate ABC transporter permease encodes the protein MSSLSHVAESSVHELHPHLAGERKKRTWSVVGLVGRILLCLVFGLPLLFMIISSFKPDNQIFADLTSAKAFLPVGRLSLDNYTGVFGTVPFGQFLFNSILISVCTVVLGLIVNSMAAFALARLKFRGKMVILTVIIATLIVPFETLALPLLWWVNKLPWLDVNGFSLGWLDTYRVQILPFVANAFSIFLFYQFFDSIPKELDEAAVVDGAGWFHIYRKIVMPLSGPAIATVAILTFLPAWNSYLWPLMVVQSENLRPAMVGIDYFKQLNVSWGQLMAYATMITVPVLALFVAFQRSFINSIASSGVKG